A window of Phyllobacterium sp. T1293 contains these coding sequences:
- a CDS encoding DUF930 domain-containing protein yields the protein MKSLIAMLLLTIAMTGSSKAMDSKEAEELEGLSPETRLEQRCDLEAMERIHHDPVKLVPDELVAYAFKEPKVTGDKIQSTGAAFRSKGEWYHLSYTCTTSPDHMTILTFQYAIGQMVPHDEWSQHFLVP from the coding sequence ATGAAATCACTTATAGCCATGCTTTTGTTGACGATCGCAATGACCGGTTCATCCAAGGCCATGGATTCAAAGGAAGCGGAAGAACTGGAAGGATTGAGCCCGGAAACGCGGCTGGAGCAGCGGTGTGATCTTGAGGCGATGGAGCGCATTCACCACGATCCGGTCAAGCTCGTGCCCGATGAACTCGTCGCCTACGCCTTCAAGGAACCCAAAGTGACCGGTGACAAAATCCAGTCCACCGGCGCTGCGTTTCGCAGCAAGGGCGAATGGTATCACCTCTCCTACACATGCACGACGTCACCGGATCACATGACCATCCTGACGTTTCAATATGCAATCGGACAGATGGTTCCACACGACGAGTGGTCACAGCACTTCCTCGTACCATAA